The following are from one region of the Actinoplanes sp. L3-i22 genome:
- a CDS encoding class I SAM-dependent methyltransferase produces the protein MFSPQGPSLRELCVQALSSVERGYDFLAPKFDHTPFRTPDPVLEASVRALAEFGPFDRGLDVCCGTGAGLTALDRLCRERITGVDFSAGMLGEARAAVPSATLVRADVRALPFTAGFDLAVTFGALGHFLPSERPALFEGVYRALRPGGLFGVALGELPARTTRAYWTSLGFDLAMVVRNTVVAPSFVMYYRTTTVPTVRRDLRAAGFTVETVDLTVEADDLRFALLLGRKPE, from the coding sequence GTGTTCTCACCTCAAGGGCCGTCACTGCGGGAACTGTGTGTCCAGGCGCTGTCCTCGGTCGAACGCGGCTACGACTTCCTGGCTCCGAAGTTCGACCACACGCCGTTCCGTACCCCGGACCCGGTCCTGGAGGCGAGCGTCCGGGCGCTGGCCGAGTTCGGGCCGTTCGACCGGGGGCTGGACGTCTGCTGCGGCACCGGCGCCGGGCTGACCGCCCTCGACCGGCTGTGCCGGGAGCGGATCACCGGCGTCGACTTCAGCGCCGGGATGCTCGGCGAGGCGCGCGCCGCGGTCCCGTCCGCCACGCTGGTGCGGGCCGACGTGCGGGCGCTGCCGTTCACCGCCGGCTTCGACCTGGCGGTGACGTTCGGGGCGCTCGGGCACTTCCTGCCCTCGGAGCGGCCGGCGCTGTTCGAGGGGGTGTACCGCGCGCTGCGGCCCGGCGGGCTGTTCGGCGTCGCGCTCGGCGAGCTGCCCGCGCGGACCACCCGGGCCTACTGGACGAGTCTCGGGTTCGACCTGGCCATGGTGGTCCGCAATACCGTGGTGGCGCCGTCCTTCGTCATGTACTACCGCACCACCACGGTCCCGACCGTCCGGCGGGACCTGCGGGCGGCCGGGTTCACCGTGGAGACCGTCGACCTCACCGTCGAGGCCGACGATCTGCGGTTCGCCCTGCTGCTCGGCCGGAAGCCGGAGTAG
- a CDS encoding C40 family peptidase, whose protein sequence is MHVRTFHTIALSVGFGLLTGGLGVPQTAVAAPAAVAVTRALPTTGRTVAARSQLAGLRVVTEAARHRGKPYLFGASGPNRFDCSGFTMYVYRKTTGKSLPHKADLQQRYGRAVSRSAARPGDLIILRNGSYGFHAGIYAGGGQMWAAPRAGKTITKQKIWTSNYVVRRLT, encoded by the coding sequence GTGCACGTTCGTACCTTCCACACGATCGCCCTGTCCGTGGGCTTCGGCCTGCTCACCGGCGGGCTCGGCGTCCCGCAGACCGCCGTCGCCGCCCCGGCGGCCGTCGCGGTCACCCGGGCCCTGCCCACGACCGGCCGGACCGTGGCCGCCAGGTCGCAACTGGCCGGGCTCCGGGTCGTCACCGAGGCGGCCCGGCACCGCGGCAAGCCCTACCTGTTCGGGGCGTCCGGGCCGAACCGCTTCGACTGCTCCGGCTTCACCATGTACGTCTACCGGAAGACCACCGGGAAGAGCCTGCCGCACAAGGCAGACCTGCAGCAGCGGTACGGCCGGGCGGTCAGCAGGTCCGCGGCCCGGCCCGGTGACCTGATCATCCTGCGCAACGGCTCGTACGGCTTCCACGCCGGCATCTACGCCGGCGGCGGCCAGATGTGGGCGGCGCCGCGGGCCGGCAAGACCATCACCAAGCAGAAGATCTGGACCAGCAACTACGTGGTCCGGCGCCTGACCTGA